In Drosophila teissieri strain GT53w chromosome 2R, Prin_Dtei_1.1, whole genome shotgun sequence, the following proteins share a genomic window:
- the LOC122614872 gene encoding flocculation protein FLO11 isoform X1, with protein sequence MAQETKTMAVAKDQNQRDHIDEEEVIELHRSRSFYDRVREQAERFASTRIGQFVIERADKALAMIEDTAKWSLPQEKSAVPLERPLPWAAFLMLIVLLRLTRIWLSVGALMIGNGPISPTDMVYFIQTRRRKLRAIRVHGLKVMRRRQQEVSYGSGKGLTQKLNQWFSRAMCRPGVQQDSSSRRVFVRHSEQGLSNSVAKRPREEDCNADADANLTIDQMLAKYANENSEDDSDFVPNEEEEESSSSSSSGNSDSESGSSEGISSGDVDEVVRQAKQKSAGAVVENGVHKAEEKENDKGKLNVTTTSNGNNDKEQAEVATAAAPQPDEEWKSSPGHMSAAVMSTRLYNNTAAAATTDPDPQPEPDTQPESELETEPEPEIPSEPLSQFHQPSTDETDDDAEDSCSTSGSSQTGSTVYRADETQPDTQTAQILEVAATIIDSHLSNYPTVDTLTPATSSEDIFYSPIGSPTCFNTSLGSQALHKRASIQSVLAHSTPTTEVRDQPTEEANPSVPQTPETENTQPQTPKEVHHQNQQQNQQQRQRNHPHQRYRGRNRR encoded by the exons ATGGcacaagaaacgaaaacgatgGCGGTAGCCAAAGATCAGAACCAACGAGACCATATCGACGAGGAAGAAGTCATCGAACTCCACAGGTCACGCAGCTTTTACGACCGGGTTCGCGAACAGGCCGAGAGATTTGCCAGCACGCGAATTGGCCAATTCGTGATCGAAAGGGCCGATAAAGCACTGGCGATGATCGAGGACACTGCCAAGTGGAGTCTTCCGCAAG AAAAGTCTGCCGTTCCCTTGGAACGCCCCTTGCCCTGGGCTGCATTCCTGATGCTCATCGTCCTGCTGCGGCTCACACGCATTTGGTTGTCGGTTGGAGCCCTGATGATCGGCAATGGTCCGATATCACCCACGGACATGGTCTACTTCATACAGACCAGACGCCGCAAGCTGCGGGCCATTCGAGTTCATGGCCTCAAGGTGATGAGGCGGCGCCAGCAGGAGGTGTCCTACGGCAGTGGCAAGGGTCTGACCCAGAAGCTCAATCAGTGGTTCTCCCGAGCCATGTGCCGTCCAGGAGTTCAGCAGGATAGCAGCAGTCGTCGGGTGTTTGTGCGCCATTCGGAGCAG GGACTAAGCAATTCCGTGGCTAAGCGCCCGCGGGAGGAGGACTGcaatgccgatgccgatgccaacCTGACCATCGACCAGATGCTGGCCAAGTATGCCAACGAGAACTCCGAGGATGACTCCGACTTTGTGCccaacgaggaggaggaggagagcagcagcagtagcagcagcggGAACAGTGATTCCGAATCCGGCTCCAGCGAAGGAATAAGCAGCGGCGATGTGGATGAGGTTGTCAGACAG GCCAAGCAGAAATCAGCTGGAGCGGTGGTGGAAAACGGAGTGCACAAGGCCGAGGAGAAGGAAAATGATAAGGGAAAACTGAACGTAACGACAaccagcaacggcaacaacgaCAAGGAGCAGGCGGAAGTTG ccactgctgctgcccccCAGCCGGATGAGGAGTGGAAATCGTCGCCAGGACACATGAGCGCCGCCGTGATGAGCACCCGACTGTACAACAATACCGCCGCTGCAG CCACCACTGATCCTGATCCCCAACCAGAGCCTGACACTCAGCCCGAATCCGAACTCGAaaccgaacccgaacccgaaaTCCCATCCGAACCTTTATCTCAATTCCACCAACCCTCAACCGATGAAACCGATGACGATGCCGAGGACAGTTGCAGCACCAGTGGCAGTAGTCAAACCGGGAGCACTGTCTACCGGGCCGATGAAACCCAGCCAGATACCCAAACTGCACAGATACTCGAGGTTGCCGCCACGATAATCGATTCACATCTCTCCAACTATCCCACTGTTGACACCCTAACTCCTGCCACCTCCTCCGAAGATATATTCTATAGCCCTATCG GTTCACCCACTTGCTTCAATACTAGCCTCGGAAGCCAGGCTCTCCACAAGCGGGCCAGCATTCAATCCGTCCTGG CCCACTCCACGCCCACGACGGAGGTGAGAGATCAACCCACTGAAGAGGCAAACCCCTCGGTGCCACAAACACCTGAGACCGAGAACACTCAACCGCAAACGCCCAAGGAAGTCCATCATCAGAATCAGCAGCAGAATCAACAGCAGCGTCAACGCAATCATCCCCACCAACGCTATCGTGGACGCAATAGGCGCTAG
- the LOC122614872 gene encoding uncharacterized protein LOC122614872 isoform X4: MAQETKTMAVAKDQNQRDHIDEEEVIELHRSRSFYDRVREQAERFASTRIGQFVIERADKALAMIEDTAKWSLPQEKSAVPLERPLPWAAFLMLIVLLRLTRIWLSVGALMIGNGPISPTDMVYFIQTRRRKLRAIRVHGLKVMRRRQQEVSYGSGKGLTQKLNQWFSRAMCRPGVQQDSSSRRVFVRHSEQGLSNSVAKRPREEDCNADADANLTIDQMLAKYANENSEDDSDFVPNEEEEESSSSSSSGNSDSESGSSEGISSGDVDEVVRQAKQKSAGAVVENGVHKAEEKENDKGKLNVTTTSNGNNDKEQAEVATAAAPQPDEEWKSSPGHMSAAVMSTRLYNNTAAAGSPTCFNTSLGSQALHKRASIQSVLAHSTPTTEVRDQPTEEANPSVPQTPETENTQPQTPKEVHHQNQQQNQQQRQRNHPHQRYRGRNRR, translated from the exons ATGGcacaagaaacgaaaacgatgGCGGTAGCCAAAGATCAGAACCAACGAGACCATATCGACGAGGAAGAAGTCATCGAACTCCACAGGTCACGCAGCTTTTACGACCGGGTTCGCGAACAGGCCGAGAGATTTGCCAGCACGCGAATTGGCCAATTCGTGATCGAAAGGGCCGATAAAGCACTGGCGATGATCGAGGACACTGCCAAGTGGAGTCTTCCGCAAG AAAAGTCTGCCGTTCCCTTGGAACGCCCCTTGCCCTGGGCTGCATTCCTGATGCTCATCGTCCTGCTGCGGCTCACACGCATTTGGTTGTCGGTTGGAGCCCTGATGATCGGCAATGGTCCGATATCACCCACGGACATGGTCTACTTCATACAGACCAGACGCCGCAAGCTGCGGGCCATTCGAGTTCATGGCCTCAAGGTGATGAGGCGGCGCCAGCAGGAGGTGTCCTACGGCAGTGGCAAGGGTCTGACCCAGAAGCTCAATCAGTGGTTCTCCCGAGCCATGTGCCGTCCAGGAGTTCAGCAGGATAGCAGCAGTCGTCGGGTGTTTGTGCGCCATTCGGAGCAG GGACTAAGCAATTCCGTGGCTAAGCGCCCGCGGGAGGAGGACTGcaatgccgatgccgatgccaacCTGACCATCGACCAGATGCTGGCCAAGTATGCCAACGAGAACTCCGAGGATGACTCCGACTTTGTGCccaacgaggaggaggaggagagcagcagcagtagcagcagcggGAACAGTGATTCCGAATCCGGCTCCAGCGAAGGAATAAGCAGCGGCGATGTGGATGAGGTTGTCAGACAG GCCAAGCAGAAATCAGCTGGAGCGGTGGTGGAAAACGGAGTGCACAAGGCCGAGGAGAAGGAAAATGATAAGGGAAAACTGAACGTAACGACAaccagcaacggcaacaacgaCAAGGAGCAGGCGGAAGTTG ccactgctgctgcccccCAGCCGGATGAGGAGTGGAAATCGTCGCCAGGACACATGAGCGCCGCCGTGATGAGCACCCGACTGTACAACAATACCGCCGCTGCAG GTTCACCCACTTGCTTCAATACTAGCCTCGGAAGCCAGGCTCTCCACAAGCGGGCCAGCATTCAATCCGTCCTGG CCCACTCCACGCCCACGACGGAGGTGAGAGATCAACCCACTGAAGAGGCAAACCCCTCGGTGCCACAAACACCTGAGACCGAGAACACTCAACCGCAAACGCCCAAGGAAGTCCATCATCAGAATCAGCAGCAGAATCAACAGCAGCGTCAACGCAATCATCCCCACCAACGCTATCGTGGACGCAATAGGCGCTAG
- the LOC122614872 gene encoding uncharacterized protein LOC122614872 isoform X2, which produces MAQETKTMAVAKDQNQRDHIDEEEVIELHRSRSFYDRVREQAERFASTRIGQFVIERADKALAMIEDTAKWSLPQEKSAVPLERPLPWAAFLMLIVLLRLTRIWLSVGALMIGNGPISPTDMVYFIQTRRRKLRAIRVHGLKVMRRRQQEVSYGSGKGLTQKLNQWFSRAMCRPGVQQDSSSRRVFVRHSEQGLSNSVAKRPREEDCNADADANLTIDQMLAKYANENSEDDSDFVPNEEEEESSSSSSSGNSDSESGSSEGISSGDVDEVVRQAKQKSAGAVVENGVHKAEEKENDKGKLNVTTTSNGNNDKEQAEVATAAAPQPDEEWKSSPGHMSAAVMSTRLYNNTAAAATTDPDPQPEPDTQPESELETEPEPEIPSEPLSQFHQPSTDETDDDAEDSCSTSGSSQTGSTVYRADETQPDTQTAQILEVAATIIDSHLSNYPTVDTLTPATSSEDIFYSPIGSPTCFNTSLGSQALHKRASIQSVLGNPLHAHDGGERSTH; this is translated from the exons ATGGcacaagaaacgaaaacgatgGCGGTAGCCAAAGATCAGAACCAACGAGACCATATCGACGAGGAAGAAGTCATCGAACTCCACAGGTCACGCAGCTTTTACGACCGGGTTCGCGAACAGGCCGAGAGATTTGCCAGCACGCGAATTGGCCAATTCGTGATCGAAAGGGCCGATAAAGCACTGGCGATGATCGAGGACACTGCCAAGTGGAGTCTTCCGCAAG AAAAGTCTGCCGTTCCCTTGGAACGCCCCTTGCCCTGGGCTGCATTCCTGATGCTCATCGTCCTGCTGCGGCTCACACGCATTTGGTTGTCGGTTGGAGCCCTGATGATCGGCAATGGTCCGATATCACCCACGGACATGGTCTACTTCATACAGACCAGACGCCGCAAGCTGCGGGCCATTCGAGTTCATGGCCTCAAGGTGATGAGGCGGCGCCAGCAGGAGGTGTCCTACGGCAGTGGCAAGGGTCTGACCCAGAAGCTCAATCAGTGGTTCTCCCGAGCCATGTGCCGTCCAGGAGTTCAGCAGGATAGCAGCAGTCGTCGGGTGTTTGTGCGCCATTCGGAGCAG GGACTAAGCAATTCCGTGGCTAAGCGCCCGCGGGAGGAGGACTGcaatgccgatgccgatgccaacCTGACCATCGACCAGATGCTGGCCAAGTATGCCAACGAGAACTCCGAGGATGACTCCGACTTTGTGCccaacgaggaggaggaggagagcagcagcagtagcagcagcggGAACAGTGATTCCGAATCCGGCTCCAGCGAAGGAATAAGCAGCGGCGATGTGGATGAGGTTGTCAGACAG GCCAAGCAGAAATCAGCTGGAGCGGTGGTGGAAAACGGAGTGCACAAGGCCGAGGAGAAGGAAAATGATAAGGGAAAACTGAACGTAACGACAaccagcaacggcaacaacgaCAAGGAGCAGGCGGAAGTTG ccactgctgctgcccccCAGCCGGATGAGGAGTGGAAATCGTCGCCAGGACACATGAGCGCCGCCGTGATGAGCACCCGACTGTACAACAATACCGCCGCTGCAG CCACCACTGATCCTGATCCCCAACCAGAGCCTGACACTCAGCCCGAATCCGAACTCGAaaccgaacccgaacccgaaaTCCCATCCGAACCTTTATCTCAATTCCACCAACCCTCAACCGATGAAACCGATGACGATGCCGAGGACAGTTGCAGCACCAGTGGCAGTAGTCAAACCGGGAGCACTGTCTACCGGGCCGATGAAACCCAGCCAGATACCCAAACTGCACAGATACTCGAGGTTGCCGCCACGATAATCGATTCACATCTCTCCAACTATCCCACTGTTGACACCCTAACTCCTGCCACCTCCTCCGAAGATATATTCTATAGCCCTATCG GTTCACCCACTTGCTTCAATACTAGCCTCGGAAGCCAGGCTCTCCACAAGCGGGCCAGCATTCAATCCGTCCTGGGCAA CCCACTCCACGCCCACGACGGAGGTGAGAGATCAACCCACTGA
- the LOC122614872 gene encoding uncharacterized protein LOC122614872 isoform X5 has product MAQETKTMAVAKDQNQRDHIDEEEVIELHRSRSFYDRVREQAERFASTRIGQFVIERADKALAMIEDTAKWSLPQEKSAVPLERPLPWAAFLMLIVLLRLTRIWLSVGALMIGNGPISPTDMVYFIQTRRRKLRAIRVHGLKVMRRRQQEVSYGSGKGLTQKLNQWFSRAMCRPGVQQDSSSRRVFVRHSEQGLSNSVAKRPREEDCNADADANLTIDQMLAKYANENSEDDSDFVPNEEEEESSSSSSSGNSDSESGSSEGISSGDVDEVVRQAKQKSAGAVVENGVHKAEEKENDKGKLNVTTTSNGNNDKEQAEVATAAAPQPDEEWKSSPGHMSAAVMSTRLYNNTAAAGSPTCFNTSLGSQALHKRASIQSVLGNPLHAHDGGERSTH; this is encoded by the exons ATGGcacaagaaacgaaaacgatgGCGGTAGCCAAAGATCAGAACCAACGAGACCATATCGACGAGGAAGAAGTCATCGAACTCCACAGGTCACGCAGCTTTTACGACCGGGTTCGCGAACAGGCCGAGAGATTTGCCAGCACGCGAATTGGCCAATTCGTGATCGAAAGGGCCGATAAAGCACTGGCGATGATCGAGGACACTGCCAAGTGGAGTCTTCCGCAAG AAAAGTCTGCCGTTCCCTTGGAACGCCCCTTGCCCTGGGCTGCATTCCTGATGCTCATCGTCCTGCTGCGGCTCACACGCATTTGGTTGTCGGTTGGAGCCCTGATGATCGGCAATGGTCCGATATCACCCACGGACATGGTCTACTTCATACAGACCAGACGCCGCAAGCTGCGGGCCATTCGAGTTCATGGCCTCAAGGTGATGAGGCGGCGCCAGCAGGAGGTGTCCTACGGCAGTGGCAAGGGTCTGACCCAGAAGCTCAATCAGTGGTTCTCCCGAGCCATGTGCCGTCCAGGAGTTCAGCAGGATAGCAGCAGTCGTCGGGTGTTTGTGCGCCATTCGGAGCAG GGACTAAGCAATTCCGTGGCTAAGCGCCCGCGGGAGGAGGACTGcaatgccgatgccgatgccaacCTGACCATCGACCAGATGCTGGCCAAGTATGCCAACGAGAACTCCGAGGATGACTCCGACTTTGTGCccaacgaggaggaggaggagagcagcagcagtagcagcagcggGAACAGTGATTCCGAATCCGGCTCCAGCGAAGGAATAAGCAGCGGCGATGTGGATGAGGTTGTCAGACAG GCCAAGCAGAAATCAGCTGGAGCGGTGGTGGAAAACGGAGTGCACAAGGCCGAGGAGAAGGAAAATGATAAGGGAAAACTGAACGTAACGACAaccagcaacggcaacaacgaCAAGGAGCAGGCGGAAGTTG ccactgctgctgcccccCAGCCGGATGAGGAGTGGAAATCGTCGCCAGGACACATGAGCGCCGCCGTGATGAGCACCCGACTGTACAACAATACCGCCGCTGCAG GTTCACCCACTTGCTTCAATACTAGCCTCGGAAGCCAGGCTCTCCACAAGCGGGCCAGCATTCAATCCGTCCTGGGCAA CCCACTCCACGCCCACGACGGAGGTGAGAGATCAACCCACTGA
- the LOC122614872 gene encoding uncharacterized protein LOC122614872 isoform X3, with translation MAQETKTMAVAKDQNQRDHIDEEEVIELHRSRSFYDRVREQAERFASTRIGQFVIERADKALAMIEDTAKWSLPQEKSAVPLERPLPWAAFLMLIVLLRLTRIWLSVGALMIGNGPISPTDMVYFIQTRRRKLRAIRVHGLKVMRRRQQEVSYGSGKGLTQKLNQWFSRAMCRPGVQQDSSSRRVFVRHSEQGLSNSVAKRPREEDCNADADANLTIDQMLAKYANENSEDDSDFVPNEEEEESSSSSSSGNSDSESGSSEGISSGDVDEVVRQAKQKSAGAVVENGVHKAEEKENDKGKLNVTTTSNGNNDKEQAEVATAAAPQPDEEWKSSPGHMSAAVMSTRLYNNTAAAATTDPDPQPEPDTQPESELETEPEPEIPSEPLSQFHQPSTDETDDDAEDSCSTSGSSQTGSTVYRADETQPDTQTAQILEVAATIIDSHLSNYPTVDTLTPATSSEDIFYSPIVSFPI, from the exons ATGGcacaagaaacgaaaacgatgGCGGTAGCCAAAGATCAGAACCAACGAGACCATATCGACGAGGAAGAAGTCATCGAACTCCACAGGTCACGCAGCTTTTACGACCGGGTTCGCGAACAGGCCGAGAGATTTGCCAGCACGCGAATTGGCCAATTCGTGATCGAAAGGGCCGATAAAGCACTGGCGATGATCGAGGACACTGCCAAGTGGAGTCTTCCGCAAG AAAAGTCTGCCGTTCCCTTGGAACGCCCCTTGCCCTGGGCTGCATTCCTGATGCTCATCGTCCTGCTGCGGCTCACACGCATTTGGTTGTCGGTTGGAGCCCTGATGATCGGCAATGGTCCGATATCACCCACGGACATGGTCTACTTCATACAGACCAGACGCCGCAAGCTGCGGGCCATTCGAGTTCATGGCCTCAAGGTGATGAGGCGGCGCCAGCAGGAGGTGTCCTACGGCAGTGGCAAGGGTCTGACCCAGAAGCTCAATCAGTGGTTCTCCCGAGCCATGTGCCGTCCAGGAGTTCAGCAGGATAGCAGCAGTCGTCGGGTGTTTGTGCGCCATTCGGAGCAG GGACTAAGCAATTCCGTGGCTAAGCGCCCGCGGGAGGAGGACTGcaatgccgatgccgatgccaacCTGACCATCGACCAGATGCTGGCCAAGTATGCCAACGAGAACTCCGAGGATGACTCCGACTTTGTGCccaacgaggaggaggaggagagcagcagcagtagcagcagcggGAACAGTGATTCCGAATCCGGCTCCAGCGAAGGAATAAGCAGCGGCGATGTGGATGAGGTTGTCAGACAG GCCAAGCAGAAATCAGCTGGAGCGGTGGTGGAAAACGGAGTGCACAAGGCCGAGGAGAAGGAAAATGATAAGGGAAAACTGAACGTAACGACAaccagcaacggcaacaacgaCAAGGAGCAGGCGGAAGTTG ccactgctgctgcccccCAGCCGGATGAGGAGTGGAAATCGTCGCCAGGACACATGAGCGCCGCCGTGATGAGCACCCGACTGTACAACAATACCGCCGCTGCAG CCACCACTGATCCTGATCCCCAACCAGAGCCTGACACTCAGCCCGAATCCGAACTCGAaaccgaacccgaacccgaaaTCCCATCCGAACCTTTATCTCAATTCCACCAACCCTCAACCGATGAAACCGATGACGATGCCGAGGACAGTTGCAGCACCAGTGGCAGTAGTCAAACCGGGAGCACTGTCTACCGGGCCGATGAAACCCAGCCAGATACCCAAACTGCACAGATACTCGAGGTTGCCGCCACGATAATCGATTCACATCTCTCCAACTATCCCACTGTTGACACCCTAACTCCTGCCACCTCCTCCGAAGATATATTCTATAGCCCTATCG TCTCCTTCCCCATTTAG
- the LOC122614872 gene encoding uncharacterized protein LOC122614872 isoform X6, with protein sequence MAQETKTMAVAKDQNQRDHIDEEEVIELHRSRSFYDRVREQAERFASTRIGQFVIERADKALAMIEDTAKWSLPQEKSAVPLERPLPWAAFLMLIVLLRLTRIWLSVGALMIGNGPISPTDMVYFIQTRRRKLRAIRVHGLKVMRRRQQEVSYGSGKGLTQKLNQWFSRAMCRPGVQQDSSSRRVFVRHSEQGLSNSVAKRPREEDCNADADANLTIDQMLAKYANENSEDDSDFVPNEEEEESSSSSSSGNSDSESGSSEGISSGDVDEVVRQAKQKSAGAVVENGVHKAEEKENDKGKLNVTTTSNGNNDKEQAEVATAAAPQPDEEWKSSPGHMSAAVMSTRLYNNTAAAVFCLCFCYSVHVFKHNSHH encoded by the exons ATGGcacaagaaacgaaaacgatgGCGGTAGCCAAAGATCAGAACCAACGAGACCATATCGACGAGGAAGAAGTCATCGAACTCCACAGGTCACGCAGCTTTTACGACCGGGTTCGCGAACAGGCCGAGAGATTTGCCAGCACGCGAATTGGCCAATTCGTGATCGAAAGGGCCGATAAAGCACTGGCGATGATCGAGGACACTGCCAAGTGGAGTCTTCCGCAAG AAAAGTCTGCCGTTCCCTTGGAACGCCCCTTGCCCTGGGCTGCATTCCTGATGCTCATCGTCCTGCTGCGGCTCACACGCATTTGGTTGTCGGTTGGAGCCCTGATGATCGGCAATGGTCCGATATCACCCACGGACATGGTCTACTTCATACAGACCAGACGCCGCAAGCTGCGGGCCATTCGAGTTCATGGCCTCAAGGTGATGAGGCGGCGCCAGCAGGAGGTGTCCTACGGCAGTGGCAAGGGTCTGACCCAGAAGCTCAATCAGTGGTTCTCCCGAGCCATGTGCCGTCCAGGAGTTCAGCAGGATAGCAGCAGTCGTCGGGTGTTTGTGCGCCATTCGGAGCAG GGACTAAGCAATTCCGTGGCTAAGCGCCCGCGGGAGGAGGACTGcaatgccgatgccgatgccaacCTGACCATCGACCAGATGCTGGCCAAGTATGCCAACGAGAACTCCGAGGATGACTCCGACTTTGTGCccaacgaggaggaggaggagagcagcagcagtagcagcagcggGAACAGTGATTCCGAATCCGGCTCCAGCGAAGGAATAAGCAGCGGCGATGTGGATGAGGTTGTCAGACAG GCCAAGCAGAAATCAGCTGGAGCGGTGGTGGAAAACGGAGTGCACAAGGCCGAGGAGAAGGAAAATGATAAGGGAAAACTGAACGTAACGACAaccagcaacggcaacaacgaCAAGGAGCAGGCGGAAGTTG ccactgctgctgcccccCAGCCGGATGAGGAGTGGAAATCGTCGCCAGGACACATGAGCGCCGCCGTGATGAGCACCCGACTGTACAACAATACCGCCGCTGCAG TATTCTGTCTCTGTTTCTGTTACTCCGTGCATGTGTTCAAACACAACAGCCACCACTGA
- the LOC122614874 gene encoding probable cytochrome P450 12b2, mitochondrial: MWKHSNKLINRNASCSQLWIDRKLSVGGTLSQQTQLELADTSTPRIDAKWQQARPYGEIPGPSALRMLSFFMPGGALRNTNLIQMNRRMREMYGDIYCIPGMMGKPNVVFTYNPEDFEMTYRNEGVWPIRIGLESLNYYRKTHRPDVFKGVGGLVSDQGQEWADIRNKVNPVLMKVQNVRQNLTQLDQIAKEFIDKLETQRNPETHTLSTDFHNQLKMWAFESISFVALNTRMGLLSDNPDPNADRLAKHMGDFFTYSFQYDVQPSIWTFYKTAGFRKFLKTYDDITEITSNYIETAMKRFGNDENRKTKCVLEQLLALNKKVAVTMVMDMLMAGIDTTSSACLTILYHLARNPSKQEKLRRELRRIMPTPKDSLTDVNTKNMPYLRACIKEGLRITSITPGNFRITPKDLVLSGYQVPRGTGVLMGVLELSNSDDYFAQSSEFMPERWLKSDLAPDIQACPAARTRNPFVYLPFGFGPRTCIGKRIAELEIETLLARLLRNYKVSWLPETAMEYESTIILAPCGDIRFKLEPVGR; this comes from the exons ATGTGGAAACATTCTAACAAATTGATCAACCGAAACGCTTCCTGCAGTCAGCTGTGGATTGATAGGAAACTATCTGTTGGAGGAACTCTCAGTCAGCAG ACCCAGTTGGAACTTGCGGACACTTCGACGCCTCGCATAGATGCGAAATGGCAACAGGCCAGGCCGTATGGAGAAATACCTGGTCCAAGCGCCCTGAGAATGTTATCCTTTTTTATGCCAGGCG GAGCGCTTCGCAATACAAACTTGATTCAGATGAACCGCCGCATGAGGGAGATGTACGGGGATATATACTGCATACCCGGAATGATGGGCAAACCGAACGTAGTCTTCACCTACAATCCCGAGGACTTCGAGATGACCTACCGCAACGAGGGCGTTTGGCCCATTCGCATCGGTCTGGAGAGCTTGAACTACTATCGCAAGACTCACAGACCCGATGTCTTTAAAGGTGTTGGTGGTTTGGTATCTGA TCAGGGTCAGGAATGGGCTGATATTCGCAACAAGGTTAATCCCGTTCTTATGAAAGTTCAGAATGTGCGGCAAAATCTAACGCAACTTGACCAGATAGCTAAGGAGTTTATAGACAA ATTGGAAACTCAAAGGAATCCAGAGACCCACACTCTGAGTACTGACTTCCACAATCAGCTGAAGATGTGGGCCTTCGAGTCCATTAGCTTTGTGGCACTGAACACCCGCATGGGTTTACTTAGTGACAATCCAGATCCCAATGCCGATCGTCTGGCCAAACATATGGGTGACTTTTTTACCTATAGCTTCCAGTATGATGTGCAGCCCTCCATTTGGACCTTTTATAAAACCGCTGGCTTTCGGAAGTTTCTCAAAACCTACGACGATATCACCGAGATTACCTCGAATTACATAGAGACGGCGATGAAGCGCTTTGGTAACGATGAAAACCGGAAGACCAAATGCGTTTTGGAGCAGTTGCTGGCACTCAACAAGAAGGTGGCTGTGACCATGGTTATGGACATGCTAATGGCTGGAATCGATACG ACATCATCAGCCTGCCTGACGATCCTCTATCACTTGGCTCGCAACCCCTCCAAGCAGGAGAAACTTCGTCGGGAGCTTCGCCGCATAATGCCCACACCCAAGGACTCCTTGACCGATGTGAATACCAAAAACATGCCTTATCTGCGAGCCTGCATCAAGGAGGGTCTGCGTATCACCTCCATTACGCCGGGAAACTTTCGCATAACACCTAAGGATCTAGTGCTGTCGGGCTATCAGGTGCCACGTGGCACTGGTGTGCTCATGGGTGTCCTGGAGCTGTCCAACAGCGATGACTACTTTGCCCAGAGCTCCGAGTTCATGCCGGAACGTTGGCTCAAGTCCGACTTGGCGCCGGATATCCAGGCTTGTCCAGCAGCCCGCACCCGTAACCCCTTCGTATACCTGCCATTTGGCTTTGGACCTCGCACCTGTATCGGCAAAAGGATTGCGGAGCTGGAGATCGAAACGCTGCTGGCGCGACTTTTGCGCAACTACAAGGTCAGCTGGCTACCCGAGACTGCGATGGAATATGAGAGCACCATTATCCTGGCACCCTGCGGTGATATTCGCTTCAAACTGGAACCAGTCGGTCGGTGA